The region CTGGGGTCATTGATGCATCAACAACAAGCATGACGCCACTGAGCGGCGGTGGTTGGTCAACAGGTTTCACTGTGGGAAGTAGTCTGGGAAAAGCCAAAGATACTGAGACTTCAGCCGTTTATTATGGTGACGAGCATATGCTCAATACTTTAGGTGTGAACCTAGTTGAAGGCCGTAACTTTTATGAGGAGGAGGTGCTGACAGGCAGTCCAAATTTGGCGACCCTTGCAATAGTGTCAAAAGCGTTTGCTAAAGTGACGTGGGGAGATACACCTGCGGTCGGCCAAATTATGTATGAAGGGGATTTTGGTGACCAGCCAATTAAGGTAATAGGTATTGTTGATAAATTACAAGGCGCATGGGTTAACAGTAAATATTTAAATAACAGTGTTATCTTAAATACACAATTGGTGCGGGCGTACACCAGGGTATTGGTTCGCGGGGAGGTTGGAACCTTAGCTCAACTCAAAGAGTCGATCCCTATTGCGCTACATAAAGATAATCGAGATCGTGTGATAGATGGTTTTACCCTGATTAGCGAGCATAGAAAGCGGGTTTACCGTAACCATGAGTTGATGGCGACGGTATTGTCTATGATGGTGGTCCTCCTGTTATTGATCACCTCTCTCGGGCTCGCGGGCATGGTGATGTTTAACATAGAGCGGCGCACCAAACAGATAGGCACGAGACGGGCACTAGGGGCCAAGAAGCGTGATATTATTAGTTTTTTCTTGGTAGAAAACTATATTATCTGCCTTGTTGGTGGACTCATTGGCGGCTTAGTGGCAATACAATTAGGTAAGCAGTTGATGAGTATCTACAGTTTACCCCAGCTTGAGCTGATGTATCCGCTGGCGACGGTGGCAGGATTAGTGGTACTGACCACCATTGCGGTTATTTTACCCGCAAGAAAAGCGGCTGATATTTCCCCAGCTATCGCGACGCGCAGTGTTTAATGTGTGGTAGATAGAGGGATAAATATCCCGCCCAATATGACGATTCGTAGTCGTTAACTGCTATTAAATGTTTGGCTTGCTAAAGCGAAAGAGGATTAGCCTTTAATTCTCTTTCGCTTTCAGTTAGTTTGAATACCATCTCTCTATTTTTGATTGCATAAGATTAATAAAAAGTATGGATAAAATCCTAATTGTCGACGATAACCAAGCCGTGTGTAATGCATTGGCGTTGATGTTAGAGCTTAACGGCTTTCATCCCCTCATATGTTTGTCTCCTGAAGTGGCCCTTGAACTTATCGGTTTGCATGACATTGCCCTAGTGATTCAGGATATGAACTTTACTCAGGACACGACATCGGGCGAGGAGGGCAAAGCACTTTTTTATGCACTGAGGGAGGCTCAGCCTCAGCTGCCGATTATATTACTGACCGCTTGGACGCAAGTTGAGGTAGCGGTTGAGCTCGTCAAAGAGGGCGCAGCGGATTATATGGGTAAGCCTTGGGATGATGCTAAATTATTGACTAGCACTAATAATTTAATTTCCATGTATAGGTTATCCAAAGCCAACACTCAACTGACAAGAGTCAATAATGACCGACTGTCTGCGATTAAGGGGGCGGATTTGTGTGGCATAGTGTTTGGCAGTGGAGCAATGCAGCGCTGTGTGGATTTAGCCTTACAAATTGCTCGCTCTGACGTGTCAGTATTAATCACGGGCCCCAATGGGGCCGGTAAAGACAAGCTGGCGGATATTATTCATGCCAACTCAGCGTTAAAAAATAAAGCCTTTATTAAGGTCAATGTCGGTGCCTTACCCATGGACTTGTTAGAAGCAGAGCTATTTGGCGCTGAGGCGGGGGCATTTACTGGCGCGAATAAGACTCGTATCGGCCGTTTTGAAGCAGCCGATGGCGGCACTTTATTTTTGGATGAAATAGGCAATTTGTCCTTATCGGGCCAAATAAAATTATTGCGGGTATTGCAAACCGGAGAGTTTGAACGCTTAGGCAGTCATCAAACACGTAAGGTGCAGGTGCGGGTACTGAGCGCCACCAATGCTGTGCTGGCTGAAGATATTCGTGCGGGGCGCTTTCGAGAAGACTTGTTTTATCGCCTTAATGTTATCGAGCTTGAACTGGCACCGCTTAATCAACGACAGGATGATATTATGCCCTTGGTCGAACATTTTATTGGCAAGGATTTCTCGTTTAACAAGCAGGCTCAGCAAGCCTTGATGGCACATGCTTGGCCGGGCAATGTGCGTGAATTAGAAAATGCCTGTAAACGGGCGATGATTTTAGCAAAAAGCCGTGTATTAACTGCAGCAGATTTTGGTTTACATGCTGTGGCTGATGCTGGTCGTGTTATCGATAAGCGTGAGTCAGCTTTGCCTGACACTGGCATTAATCAGCTTGTGGTAGATAAGGCTGAATTTAATGCCATAGAATCGAGTAAAGTGGTACTTGAAAAATCGGATATTGAAGCGGCACTGGTTGAGCATGGAGGCATTATTGCTAGAGTGGCTAAGTCGTTAGGTGTGAGTCGTCAAGCCTTGTATCGGCGCATGGAAAAGTTCGGGATCGATAGATAGGAAAGTCATTGATTCGTTATTTTTATAAAGTGTAACGTAATAGAGTGTTGAGTTTTTATGGCATTGTTATCCTATTTTTCTTTACGTACCAAGCTGATTCTCGGGGCTATTTTTGCTTCTCAACTCAGTACAGGCTTGTCGCTGTTGTTAATGAAGGGGCTGGTGCATCCACAAACCTTTATCGCCAGTTCAGCTGTGGTGTTTGTACTGATATTTATCTCGGCTGGGCTCTGCGCTTGGTGTATTAGTCACTTTGCCACTCGCACTCTCGCCACCAGTCTCAGCGCGCTTGAGGTGGGCTTGCTTAACTTTAAAGACAATGACTTTAGCGTGACGCTTCCCGTTCGTGGCGATCGTCAGTTACAAGCGCTGATGACCTTGTTTAATGAATCTGCTGAAAGCTTAAGGCAAGAGCGACAATATATTTATCAGCGGGAATTACTGCTCGATAAGGTGATACAAAGCTCCCCTAATGTGATGTTACTGCTCGATGATCAGCAAAGAGTTATTTATGCTAATGATGCGGCCAGACATCTGTTTAATCAAGGCTGCCCTATTGATGGTTTTGCGCTACCGGATTTGATTGAGCGTGTCAGTGATGAATTGTCTTTAGCCCTGAACACACTCAAAGGCGGGTTATTTACCTTGCCTGTAACAGGTCAAGATGAGGATGATAGCTGGCATCTGTCTCGCGGAAAATTTATGCTCAATGGTCAGTTTCACCACTTGTTAATACTCAAGCAGATGACCCATGAACTTAATCGTCAAGAAGTGGCAGTGTGGAAGAAGGTGATACGAATTATTAGTCATGAGCTTAATAATTCTGTGGCCCCTATCACATCGATGGTCAATTCAGGGCGGATGATCACCAAAGATCTCAACGATCCTAAACTGTCGATGATTTTTGATACCATTGAAGACAGAAGCCATCACTTAAGTCAGTTTATTGCCAATTATGCCCGTTTTGCTAAATTACCTCAGCCCAAAAAAGACAAGGTAGATTGGCGTAAGTTAGTGGATCAGTTAAAGCAGCATTATTCATTTGAATTACGAGGACAATTACCGAACGAAGCTGGGTATTTTGATCTGATCCAGATGGAGCAAGTATTATTGAACTTGCTCAAAAATGCCCATGAATCAGGTTCAAACATTGATGAAGTGAACTTAAGCATTACCTCATCTCAGCCACTGAATAAGATGAACATGACTGGCACAGACTTAGATAGCAAAGGGCTGGCGATTCAAGGAACCCTCATTGAAGTGAAAGATAAGGGAGCGGGCATGTCAGCCGATGTGCTCAAACAAGCCTTATTACCTTTTTACTCGACCAAACAATCAGGTACAGGTTTAGGCTTACCTTTATGCCGTGAAATCATCGAAGCCCATGATGGACGAATAAGCTTACATAATCGCGATAATGTCGGCTTATGTGTGAGCGTGTTTTTACCGCAATAATCTAATTAACATGCGAGATCTCAGCAATAAACGAAACACGCTTACCTTAGCCATTTGAGAGTCTATTTGATCTAGTCACCGTTACATTTATAAAAAGTAAGTGTGTATTGGTTTTTTTTGATCGATTATCGAGCTTACATTGTTTTGTTTTTAGAATAATCTTACCCATAATAAAAACATCATTATCGTTTTGTTATCATAACTTTTGTGATAAGCAAAAAAATTGGCGCTAAACTTGTTATTTAATTACAATTTACCTGTTATGCAGCCAATGATGTTGCAATTAAAATTATTTAAAGGTTAATAAAATGAATAGCAAAAAAGTAAAGCTCACTTTAGTGGCATTTGTCCATGTGTGTTTGTTGCTAACATGTTCAGCTTATGTCCAAGCAACGCCAAGTGACGGCAGTGAAGATACTGCAACAGACGTTGACATGAGTCATTGGTATTTAGGCGGGAGAGCGGGTTGGGCTAATTTTCAAGATGCGTGTAATGATAATAATACCGATTGTGCTAACGACACCTTAGGGTACGGTGTTTATGGGGGTTATCAATTGACGCCTTGGTTTGCGCTAGAGACGGGGGTCACTGACTATGGTAGCCCTGATGCGTCTTATGGTCGTAATCATATTGAAGCTGACGTATTAGGCGCTCAGGTGACAGGCGTTTTCTCTTATGGATTATCAACCAATCTTGATGCGTATGCGAGAGTCGGCGCAAGCTATCAAATCATAGAAAAGCAGCGCTCATGGGCAGATGAGCAAACGTCGAATCAATGGGGAATAATATCAGCAATTGGACTTGATTATGCACTTTCTGATAACTGGTCTGTTAGGGGGGAGTACCAATTTATTGACGGTATTGGTGATGATGAAGTGATGCAAGCAGATTTACATTTCGTTTCATTGGGGCTGACTTACCGTTTTGGGCAAACTAAGCAGCCAGTTATGGTTGCAGCCCCTTTAGTCCCAGCGGTTATTCCTGTACCTAGTGTAACTACAAAGGTGGTACTAAATGGTCAGGCTTTGTTTGGTTTTGATTCTGACGTGGTTCAATCAAGTGAAGAATTGACAGCATTGGTGCAAAAAGCGGTTGATGTTAATAATGGCGCGCTGATGATAACTGGGCATACCGATAATCTTGGTCAAGCTGAATATAATCAAAAGTTGTCAGAAAAAAGGGCGCAAGCGGTGGCGAGCTATCTCAATGCTAATGGGGTCGACACGGCACGTACAAGCATCATTGGGCTTGGTGAAACAATGCCAATTGCCCCGAATACAGATCCTGTAGGCCGAGCTAAAAATAGACGTGTGGAAGTTGAGTTTACTGGCTCAGAGACAGAGGTTCAAATGCAACCTAGTAATACGAAGGAAATCAAATAATGAAGAAAATTGTTCATGTGAGCATTCTGTTATGGTGTTTTTTGCTGGCAAGTTGTGGTGGTAGTAATGGTGACAGTGGACTATTGAGTGCAGATCTTGGATTGGACTTAAGTGGCC is a window of Shewanella sp. VB17 DNA encoding:
- a CDS encoding outer membrane beta-barrel protein, encoding MNSKKVKLTLVAFVHVCLLLTCSAYVQATPSDGSEDTATDVDMSHWYLGGRAGWANFQDACNDNNTDCANDTLGYGVYGGYQLTPWFALETGVTDYGSPDASYGRNHIEADVLGAQVTGVFSYGLSTNLDAYARVGASYQIIEKQRSWADEQTSNQWGIISAIGLDYALSDNWSVRGEYQFIDGIGDDEVMQADLHFVSLGLTYRFGQTKQPVMVAAPLVPAVIPVPSVTTKVVLNGQALFGFDSDVVQSSEELTALVQKAVDVNNGALMITGHTDNLGQAEYNQKLSEKRAQAVASYLNANGVDTARTSIIGLGETMPIAPNTDPVGRAKNRRVEVEFTGSETEVQMQPSNTKEIK
- a CDS encoding ABC transporter permease; this encodes MLQIKPILTMLMRNKSGPILLLIQIVLSVAIVANASFIICERISLMDRDSGTSEKEVFDFKIYNFDTNIDLESQTQRDIRAIRALPGVIDASTTSMTPLSGGGWSTGFTVGSSLGKAKDTETSAVYYGDEHMLNTLGVNLVEGRNFYEEEVLTGSPNLATLAIVSKAFAKVTWGDTPAVGQIMYEGDFGDQPIKVIGIVDKLQGAWVNSKYLNNSVILNTQLVRAYTRVLVRGEVGTLAQLKESIPIALHKDNRDRVIDGFTLISEHRKRVYRNHELMATVLSMMVVLLLLITSLGLAGMVMFNIERRTKQIGTRRALGAKKRDIISFFLVENYIICLVGGLIGGLVAIQLGKQLMSIYSLPQLELMYPLATVAGLVVLTTIAVILPARKAADISPAIATRSV
- a CDS encoding PAS domain-containing sensor histidine kinase is translated as MALLSYFSLRTKLILGAIFASQLSTGLSLLLMKGLVHPQTFIASSAVVFVLIFISAGLCAWCISHFATRTLATSLSALEVGLLNFKDNDFSVTLPVRGDRQLQALMTLFNESAESLRQERQYIYQRELLLDKVIQSSPNVMLLLDDQQRVIYANDAARHLFNQGCPIDGFALPDLIERVSDELSLALNTLKGGLFTLPVTGQDEDDSWHLSRGKFMLNGQFHHLLILKQMTHELNRQEVAVWKKVIRIISHELNNSVAPITSMVNSGRMITKDLNDPKLSMIFDTIEDRSHHLSQFIANYARFAKLPQPKKDKVDWRKLVDQLKQHYSFELRGQLPNEAGYFDLIQMEQVLLNLLKNAHESGSNIDEVNLSITSSQPLNKMNMTGTDLDSKGLAIQGTLIEVKDKGAGMSADVLKQALLPFYSTKQSGTGLGLPLCREIIEAHDGRISLHNRDNVGLCVSVFLPQ
- a CDS encoding sigma-54 dependent transcriptional regulator — protein: MDKILIVDDNQAVCNALALMLELNGFHPLICLSPEVALELIGLHDIALVIQDMNFTQDTTSGEEGKALFYALREAQPQLPIILLTAWTQVEVAVELVKEGAADYMGKPWDDAKLLTSTNNLISMYRLSKANTQLTRVNNDRLSAIKGADLCGIVFGSGAMQRCVDLALQIARSDVSVLITGPNGAGKDKLADIIHANSALKNKAFIKVNVGALPMDLLEAELFGAEAGAFTGANKTRIGRFEAADGGTLFLDEIGNLSLSGQIKLLRVLQTGEFERLGSHQTRKVQVRVLSATNAVLAEDIRAGRFREDLFYRLNVIELELAPLNQRQDDIMPLVEHFIGKDFSFNKQAQQALMAHAWPGNVRELENACKRAMILAKSRVLTAADFGLHAVADAGRVIDKRESALPDTGINQLVVDKAEFNAIESSKVVLEKSDIEAALVEHGGIIARVAKSLGVSRQALYRRMEKFGIDR